In Methanococcoides sp. LMO-2, the genomic stretch TTTTAGGTAGGCATCGATGATACGGGAAGGATCCTCCCTCCAGATCACCCCATGTGAAGGAGCTATCATGTCGAACTCAAGACCAAGTTCCGTGACCTTCTCGGCATACTTAATCACCTTTGACCCGAATGGCATCAGGATATTGGCATAATAGATGGCAGCATCTTCCATCGCCCCGCCCTCCACTTCATCCTCGAACCTTGTGGATGTAGCAAGATGCTGTCCGAAAGCATCGTTGGAGAACAATATCTTATCCCCTTTCAGGTATGTCTGCATGCTGTCCGGCCAGTGCAGCATTGGCGTCTCAATGAACATCAGGGTACGGGAACCGAGATTAAGCTCATCGCCGGTTTCCACTACCTCAAAATCCCAGTTACTGCATCCGCCTGACTCATAATATTCATTCAATCCGGCCTTTCCATGCTTTGTGCAAAAGACCTTTGCATCTTTTGCAATTTCCATGAGCGCAGGCAGGCCGCTGGAGTGATCCATCTCCACGTGATTCGAGATCACATAATCGATCCGGGAAGGGTTTACGATCCTGCGGATCCTTTCGATCATTTCAGAGGCAAACTCAGCCTTTACAGTATCTATAAGGGTTATCTTTTCGTCAATTATAAGATAAGCATTATAGGTGCCTCCCCTGGGAGTCGCATAGCCATGGAAGTCGCGCAGGTTCCAGTCAATCGCTCCAACCCAGTAGATGCCCTTTGCGATCTCAAGGTTCTCATCTTTCTGGTCCATCAAATAACCTCTGAAACTATTCAGCAGATCATGTCTGCATCCTGAAGCCTGTAACTGTTGCAAGCAAACCATCGATCAGGTCATAATGACCTCTTTCAACTGCTGCAAGCTTTTCGAAGAACTCACGCTGATCAGGGTCAGAAGATACGCTGGAAAACATCAGATAAAGATCTTCAGTCTTTCTTTCAAGCCTCAT encodes the following:
- a CDS encoding FprA family A-type flavoprotein — translated: MDQKDENLEIAKGIYWVGAIDWNLRDFHGYATPRGGTYNAYLIIDEKITLIDTVKAEFASEMIERIRRIVNPSRIDYVISNHVEMDHSSGLPALMEIAKDAKVFCTKHGKAGLNEYYESGGCSNWDFEVVETGDELNLGSRTLMFIETPMLHWPDSMQTYLKGDKILFSNDAFGQHLATSTRFEDEVEGGAMEDAAIYYANILMPFGSKVIKYAEKVTELGLEFDMIAPSHGVIWREDPSRIIDAYLKWAQKEVVPKVLIIYDTMWNSTEIMAKEILEGVREGGVEARLFHLRKNDWSMMVKELMFSPVIAIGSPTMHGTMFYTVSGFLTYMRGLRPKDKSAVVFGSYGWGGGAVKGIEEILEKARFDIIEPGLQAKYRPYEDDLRACRELGIRLAELALKKSS